The bacterium genome includes the window GGGGCCTCGCCGATCGGGAGCACAGTGCCCGCCTGGGGCCCTGCGTTCCCGGCGAGGCACGGGAGTTCCTGCTCGGCCGCGACGCCGACTGCGCCCTCCCGCTCGCCGAGCGCAGCGTGAGCCGTCACCACGCGCGCCTGGCCTGGGACGGCGAGCGCTGGACGATTGAAGACCTCGGCAGCCGCTTCGGCACACAGCTCAACGGCGCCGCCCTGAGCGCGCTCGCGCCGCTCGCGGCCGGCGACCGGCTCGTCCTCGGGCGCCTGGAGCTGCGCGTGGAGATGGACGGACCCGCACCCGACGCGGGGCGCCGACCCTGAGCCCGGACGGCGAGGCGACGGTGCTCAGCTTGAGCGCGGCGCGCGAGACGGCCTCGGCCCCTGCCGCGGCCGGCGCGACCAGCGGTCTCGGCGAGGAGCGCCGCTACCGCGTCCTGCTGCGCATCCTGGACCTCTTCGCGGGCGGCCACGATCTGGAGGCCATCCTGGCCGCCGTGATTCGCTTGGCCGGCGAGGCCGTGGGCGCCGAGCGCGGCTTCATCCTCCTTCACGATGCCGAGAGCGGGCGCTGGCGCCCCGAGACCCAGGCCGCCTGGCAGGCCGAGGCGAGCGCCGCCGTCACGCCGCCGCTCGACGCGGGCGCCATCGGCCAGGTCAGCCAGACCGTGCTGCGCGAGGCGCTCGAGAGCGGCCGCAGCGTCTGCCTGGAGACGGTCGCCGCCGATCCCCGCTTCGACGCCGCGGCCAGCCTGCACTCCCAGCAGGTGCAGAGCCTCATCTGCGTGCCGCTCCTGCTCGCGCCGGAGCAGCGCCGCCTCGGCGCGCTCTACGTGGACCGCCGCGCGGCCGGCGCCGGGCCCTTCGCCGGCGCCGATCGCGAGCTGCTCGAGACGGTGGCCGCGCAGGCCGCGCG containing:
- a CDS encoding FHA domain-containing protein; this encodes GLADREHSARLGPCVPGEAREFLLGRDADCALPLAERSVSRHHARLAWDGERWTIEDLGSRFGTQLNGAALSALAPLAAGDRLVLGRLELRVEMDGPAPDAGRRP